From the genome of Streptomyces sp. V1I1, one region includes:
- a CDS encoding MMPL family transporter, with protein MSEVNSPPPVGGWTRFVTARPRLSLLAALVLTALAVFAGSGVAERMGSGGWEDPAAESTYATAALEREFPASQPNLLLLVDSGRASVDAPAVAAEGRRLAERLAAEKDVTGVGSYWKTGSPALRAEDGRQALITARIEGDEKARAEVLERIAPDFRGAHGPVEVSIGGPVAVQHEMTTIIQEDLLRAELIALPVTLVLLVMVFGSAIAALLPLGVGIIAILGTNAVLRGITEFADVSVFAQNLTTALGLGLAIDYALFIVRRFREELGAGAEVREAVGITLRTAGRTVLFSALTVAVSLAAMLVFPQYFLRSFAYAGIAVVLLAAAAALILLPAALMLLGHRVNALDLRRLFRRGRGKAGASSEEAGADREAAGAGWARVAALVMRRAPLFAFATISGLVLLGLPFLGVKFGTPDDRQLPSTAESHVVQQQIRDGFPGSPAGGLAVVAQDADSGEAATTPAAYAEYRDRIADLPGVLRVDGPVASGGTAYFTVQPKGEAVGEEAQQLVHELRDVPAPFDTSVTGRAAVLEDSKAAIADRLPLALAIIAVVTLLLVFLLTGSVLIPIQAVVLNALSLTAMFGAVVWVFQDGNLSGLLAFTSTGDIETTLPVLMFCIAFGLSMDYGVFLLSRIKEEYDRTHDHEHAVRFGLQRTGGLITAAAVILAVVMVGIGTSRVTNTKMLGLGIALAVLMDAMVVRSLLVPSVMKLMGASTWWAPGPLRRFHQRFGLSEGEISQPVPPRPDSDSDSQPDSEQKPDPGPEPDSEQKPAPGSEPDPGPEPDPDPDPGGVRDSVRA; from the coding sequence ATGTCTGAAGTCAACAGCCCGCCGCCGGTCGGGGGATGGACCCGCTTCGTCACCGCGCGGCCGCGGCTCTCGCTGCTGGCCGCCCTGGTGCTCACCGCACTCGCCGTGTTCGCCGGCAGCGGGGTCGCCGAGCGCATGGGCAGCGGCGGCTGGGAGGACCCGGCCGCCGAGTCGACGTATGCGACGGCCGCGCTGGAGCGGGAGTTCCCCGCATCGCAGCCGAATCTGCTGCTGCTGGTGGACAGCGGGCGGGCGAGCGTCGACGCCCCCGCGGTCGCAGCCGAGGGGCGACGGCTGGCGGAGCGCCTCGCCGCCGAGAAGGACGTCACGGGTGTCGGTTCGTACTGGAAGACCGGCTCACCCGCACTGCGCGCCGAGGACGGTCGGCAGGCGCTGATAACGGCCCGGATCGAGGGTGACGAGAAGGCCAGGGCCGAGGTGCTGGAGCGGATCGCGCCCGACTTCCGGGGTGCGCACGGCCCGGTGGAGGTCTCGATCGGCGGCCCCGTCGCCGTGCAGCACGAGATGACGACGATCATCCAGGAGGACCTGCTGCGGGCCGAGCTGATCGCCCTGCCGGTGACGCTGGTGCTGCTGGTGATGGTCTTCGGCAGCGCGATCGCGGCACTGCTCCCGCTGGGCGTCGGCATTATCGCCATCCTGGGGACGAATGCCGTGCTGCGCGGCATCACCGAGTTCGCCGATGTCTCGGTGTTCGCGCAGAACCTCACCACGGCTCTGGGCCTCGGACTCGCCATCGACTACGCCCTGTTCATCGTGCGCAGATTCCGGGAGGAACTGGGGGCGGGGGCCGAGGTGCGGGAGGCGGTGGGCATCACCCTGCGCACCGCGGGCCGCACGGTTCTCTTCTCCGCGCTGACCGTGGCCGTGTCGCTGGCGGCGATGCTGGTCTTCCCGCAGTACTTCCTGCGCTCCTTCGCCTACGCCGGGATCGCGGTTGTGCTGCTTGCCGCGGCCGCCGCGCTGATCCTGCTGCCGGCCGCGCTGATGCTCCTGGGCCACCGGGTCAATGCGCTGGATCTGCGCCGCCTCTTCCGGCGGGGCCGGGGCAAGGCCGGCGCATCGTCCGAAGAGGCGGGCGCGGACAGGGAAGCGGCCGGTGCCGGGTGGGCCAGGGTCGCGGCCCTGGTGATGCGCCGGGCTCCGCTGTTCGCCTTCGCCACCATCTCCGGTCTGGTGCTGCTCGGACTGCCCTTCCTGGGCGTGAAGTTCGGCACCCCCGACGATCGCCAGCTGCCGTCGACCGCCGAGTCCCATGTGGTCCAGCAGCAGATACGGGACGGCTTCCCCGGGAGCCCGGCCGGCGGCCTCGCGGTGGTCGCCCAGGATGCGGACTCCGGCGAAGCCGCGACGACGCCCGCCGCGTACGCCGAATACCGCGACCGCATCGCCGACCTTCCGGGGGTGCTGCGGGTCGACGGTCCCGTTGCCTCGGGCGGAACCGCCTACTTCACGGTGCAGCCCAAGGGCGAGGCGGTGGGGGAGGAGGCGCAGCAGCTCGTCCATGAACTGCGCGACGTCCCGGCCCCGTTCGATACCTCGGTGACGGGCAGGGCCGCGGTGCTGGAGGACTCCAAGGCCGCCATCGCCGACCGGCTGCCGCTGGCGCTCGCCATCATCGCCGTGGTGACCCTGCTGCTGGTCTTCCTGCTCACCGGCAGTGTGCTGATCCCGATCCAGGCGGTCGTGCTCAACGCCCTCAGTCTGACGGCGATGTTCGGCGCGGTCGTCTGGGTCTTCCAGGACGGCAACCTCTCCGGGCTGCTCGCCTTCACCTCCACCGGTGACATAGAGACGACGCTGCCCGTGCTGATGTTCTGCATCGCCTTCGGGCTCTCCATGGACTACGGCGTCTTTCTGCTCTCCCGCATCAAGGAGGAGTACGACCGCACCCACGACCATGAGCACGCGGTGAGATTCGGCCTCCAGCGCACCGGCGGGCTCATCACCGCGGCGGCCGTGATCCTCGCGGTCGTGATGGTGGGCATTGGCACCTCACGGGTGACCAACACGAAGATGCTCGGTCTCGGAATCGCGCTGGCCGTGCTGATGGACGCCATGGTGGTCCGCAGCCTGCTTGTCCCCTCGGTGATGAAGCTGATGGGCGCCTCGACCTGGTGGGCGCCCGGCCCGCTGCGCCGGTTCCATCAGCGATTCGGGCTGAGCGAGGGGGAGATATCGCAGCCCGTGCCACCGCGGCCGGATTCGGACTCGGACTCGCAACCGGACTCGGAGCAGAAGCCGGACCCGGGCCCTGAGCCGGACTCGGAGCAGAAGCCGGCCCCGGGCTCAGAGCCGGACCCGGGCCCGGAACCCGACCCGGACCCGGACCCGGGCGGGGTGCGGGACAGCGTCAGGGCCTGA
- a CDS encoding TetR/AcrR family transcriptional regulator, which yields MPQPTTPEPAATTAIAAAAAAKGTSGPASTTGASRASGTSSTSGAAKAPGTSSASGAAKAAGTAPRTAKPRRRQARGERRIAQLLEAAANVFCSSGYTAASTNAIAREAGVSPGTLYQFFPNKEAIAVELGGRLLEQWRESHGAALTAANLNLPLDELLDAVLDPLFAFNHENPAFAVLMHGPDIPGQITQEFNALHAGLLTRIEEIIAGYLPDAPPAELSRTAATIFAIFKAGLDLVLTHEGEERQAYIAEVKKVMFGYLNPIVGEAVTATTERRNAAPGSH from the coding sequence GTGCCGCAGCCCACGACGCCGGAGCCCGCCGCGACGACTGCCATCGCTGCGGCCGCCGCGGCCAAGGGAACTTCCGGACCGGCCTCGACCACGGGGGCCAGCAGAGCCTCCGGGACCAGCAGCACCTCCGGGGCGGCCAAAGCCCCCGGGACCAGCAGCGCCTCCGGGGCCGCCAAAGCCGCCGGGACAGCCCCCCGGACCGCCAAGCCGCGCCGCCGTCAGGCCCGTGGCGAGCGCCGTATCGCCCAGCTCCTCGAAGCCGCCGCGAACGTCTTCTGCAGCAGCGGCTACACCGCCGCCAGCACCAACGCCATCGCCCGCGAGGCCGGCGTCTCCCCGGGCACGCTCTACCAGTTCTTCCCGAACAAGGAGGCCATCGCCGTCGAGCTCGGCGGCCGGCTCCTCGAGCAGTGGCGCGAGTCCCACGGCGCGGCACTGACCGCCGCCAACCTCAACCTCCCGCTCGACGAGCTGCTCGACGCGGTCCTCGATCCACTCTTCGCGTTCAACCACGAGAACCCGGCCTTCGCCGTCCTGATGCACGGCCCCGACATCCCCGGCCAGATCACCCAGGAGTTCAACGCGCTGCACGCGGGGCTGCTCACCCGGATCGAGGAGATCATCGCGGGCTACCTCCCCGACGCCCCGCCCGCCGAGCTCTCCCGCACCGCCGCCACGATCTTCGCCATCTTCAAGGCCGGCCTGGATCTGGTACTCACCCACGAGGGCGAGGAGCGGCAGGCGTACATCGCAGAAGTCAAGAAGGTCATGTTCGGGTACCTGAACCCGATCGTCGGCGAAGCCGTGACCGCCACGACGGAGCGGCGAAACGCGGCGCCGGGTTCGCATTAA
- a CDS encoding AlpA family transcriptional regulator, giving the protein MTDRRLWSYKDIAAHIRVQPDTVRSYRKHGLLPPPDHVEAGKPYWYADTIRIWVANRPGNRSRRD; this is encoded by the coding sequence ATGACGGACAGAAGACTCTGGTCCTACAAGGACATCGCCGCGCACATCCGGGTGCAGCCGGACACGGTCCGCTCCTATCGCAAGCACGGCCTTCTCCCGCCGCCCGACCACGTGGAGGCGGGAAAGCCCTACTGGTACGCGGACACGATCCGCATCTGGGTGGCCAATCGCCCCGGGAACAGGAGCCGCAGGGACTGA